A region from the Variovorax sp. RKNM96 genome encodes:
- a CDS encoding DNA adenine methylase codes for MRSSPIIPWLGGKRRLADLLLGRFPPHSCYVEVFAGGAALYFLRHPAEVEVINDVNGDLVNLYRVVKHHLEEFVRQFKYALSSRQIFKWTQDTPPEVLTDVQRAARFFYLQQQAFGGRVQGQTWGTATTAPAINLLRIKENLSAAHLRLASAYIEQLDWATCLDRYDRPHTLFYMDPPYWETEGYGVPFEWSQYELMAAKLRQIKGKAIISLNDHPDIRRCFEGFGMESLAIDYTVGGGANRAERQELIIYSWDREAEPAGLF; via the coding sequence ATGCGATCGTCACCCATCATTCCCTGGCTGGGAGGCAAACGCCGCCTGGCTGACCTACTGCTCGGCCGCTTCCCGCCGCATTCGTGCTACGTGGAAGTGTTCGCTGGGGGCGCGGCCCTGTACTTCCTGCGCCACCCGGCCGAGGTCGAGGTCATCAACGACGTCAACGGCGACCTGGTCAACCTCTACCGGGTCGTGAAACACCACTTGGAGGAGTTCGTCCGGCAGTTCAAGTACGCGCTGTCGAGTCGCCAGATCTTCAAGTGGACGCAGGACACGCCGCCCGAGGTGCTGACCGACGTTCAGCGGGCGGCGCGCTTCTTCTACCTGCAGCAGCAGGCATTCGGCGGCCGCGTCCAAGGCCAGACCTGGGGCACGGCCACCACCGCGCCAGCCATCAACTTGCTGCGCATCAAGGAGAACCTCAGCGCGGCCCATTTGCGCCTGGCCAGCGCGTACATCGAGCAGCTCGACTGGGCGACCTGCCTGGACCGCTACGACCGGCCCCACACACTGTTCTACATGGACCCGCCTTACTGGGAGACCGAGGGCTACGGCGTGCCCTTCGAGTGGAGCCAGTACGAGCTGATGGCGGCCAAGCTGCGCCAGATCAAGGGCAAGGCCATCATCAGCCTCAACGACCACCCGGACATCCGACGGTGCTTCGAGGGCTTCGGCATGGAGAGCCTGGCCATCGACTACACCGTGGGCGGGGGCGCGAACCGGGCCGAGCGCCAGGAACTGATCATCTACAGCTGGGACCGGGAGGCGGAGCCAGCGGGTCTGTTCTAG
- a CDS encoding MOSC N-terminal beta barrel domain-containing protein, producing the protein MSQPVFDLEATISRLFVYPVKSCAGVELNEMLLTETGLEFDRAWMVVDANGEFVTQRQIPRMALIKPQMKHMEVVLRAPGMLALHLAFDRVEKPVRVRVWKDEVAAYDMGDIAAQWFSDFLSEPGKPQTLRLVRFDPEHKRLSSLKWTDGVEALNQFADGYPLLVASEGSLAELNERLAAAGHEAVGIERFRPNIVLAGIESHDEDRVDALHVTTAEGEAELRPVKPCTRCPIPDIDPATAVSSPEVGNVLRTYRADARVDGGITFGMNCIVVQGVEYMLKVGQTVGANYRFE; encoded by the coding sequence GTGTCGCAGCCCGTTTTCGACCTCGAAGCCACCATCTCGCGCCTGTTTGTCTACCCCGTCAAGTCATGTGCCGGTGTCGAGCTGAATGAAATGCTGCTGACCGAAACCGGCCTGGAGTTCGACCGGGCCTGGATGGTGGTCGATGCCAACGGCGAATTCGTCACCCAGCGCCAGATCCCGCGCATGGCGCTCATCAAGCCGCAGATGAAGCACATGGAAGTGGTGCTGCGCGCCCCCGGCATGCTGGCCCTGCACCTGGCCTTCGACCGGGTCGAGAAGCCGGTGCGCGTGCGGGTGTGGAAAGACGAAGTGGCCGCCTACGACATGGGCGACATCGCCGCCCAGTGGTTCAGCGATTTCCTCTCCGAGCCCGGCAAGCCGCAGACTCTGCGGCTGGTGCGCTTCGACCCCGAGCACAAGCGCCTGTCGAGCCTGAAGTGGACCGACGGCGTCGAGGCGCTGAACCAGTTCGCCGACGGCTATCCGCTGCTGGTGGCGAGCGAGGGCTCGCTGGCCGAGCTCAATGAAAGGCTCGCGGCGGCGGGTCACGAGGCGGTCGGTATCGAGCGCTTCCGGCCCAACATCGTGCTGGCCGGCATCGAGTCGCATGACGAAGACCGCGTCGATGCGCTGCATGTCACCACGGCCGAAGGCGAGGCCGAGCTCAGGCCGGTCAAGCCCTGCACGCGCTGCCCGATCCCGGACATCGACCCGGCCACCGCCGTGAGCAGCCCCGAGGTCGGCAATGTGCTGCGCACCTACCGCGCGGATGCGCGCGTCGATGGGGGCATCACCTTCGGCATGAACTGCATCGTGGTGCAGGGCGTCGAATACATGCTCAAGGTCGGGCAGACCGTGGGCGCGAACTACCGGTTCGAATAG
- a CDS encoding DUF2325 domain-containing protein: protein MLLRAYARVQERCSRLLAEQAALVERLEAQVVRLRGALVARDSAIAMVREELAARAAVGGALPKRLNALLSPGSRRHEMPPTPEAPADLREKAVLCVGREEEAPSLARQLVEIAGGRYLYHDGGDDADDPALEAGLRAADLVICQTGCVSHGAYWRVQDHCRRTGKPCVLVGEPQPMLFVRQQPATTEKVD, encoded by the coding sequence GTGTTGCTGCGGGCGTATGCCCGGGTGCAGGAGCGCTGCTCGCGCCTGCTGGCCGAACAGGCCGCGCTGGTCGAACGGCTCGAGGCGCAGGTGGTGCGCCTGCGTGGTGCGCTGGTGGCGCGCGACTCGGCCATTGCGATGGTGCGCGAAGAGCTCGCGGCGCGAGCGGCCGTCGGCGGCGCGCTGCCCAAGCGCCTGAACGCCCTGCTGTCGCCGGGCAGCCGGCGCCACGAGATGCCGCCCACGCCCGAAGCACCCGCCGATCTGCGCGAGAAGGCCGTGCTGTGCGTCGGCCGCGAGGAAGAGGCGCCGTCGCTCGCGCGGCAGCTGGTCGAAATCGCCGGTGGGCGCTATCTGTATCACGACGGCGGCGACGATGCCGACGACCCCGCGCTCGAAGCCGGCCTGCGCGCCGCCGATCTCGTGATCTGCCAGACGGGCTGCGTGAGCCACGGCGCCTACTGGCGCGTGCAGGACCATTGCCGACGTACCGGCAAGCCCTGCGTGCTGGTGGGCGAGCCGCAGCCGATGCTGTTCGTTAGGCAGCAACCCGCGACGACCGAAAAAGTCGACTAG
- a CDS encoding DsbC family protein, which yields MTLVRNLLLAACTLGAVMTATAGEAEIRKNLPTHIPQFPPIDEVTKSPVNGLYEVRVNGSQIFYTDEQGSYLIQGNLIDAKTRRNLTEERVEKLSEVAFDKLPLQDSIKIVRGNGKRKLAVFEDPNCGYCKRFEKDMKTVNNVTVYLFLYPVLGPDSSVKSRDIWCSKDKGKAWGDWMETGAKPTTAASSCDVTALQRNVEFGRKYNITGTPTLIFSNGTRTPGAIPAEQVEKQLAASAS from the coding sequence ATGACACTCGTACGCAACCTTCTTCTTGCCGCCTGTACGCTGGGCGCGGTCATGACGGCCACCGCCGGCGAAGCCGAGATCCGCAAGAACCTCCCCACGCACATTCCGCAGTTCCCGCCGATCGACGAAGTGACGAAGTCGCCGGTCAACGGCCTCTACGAGGTGCGCGTGAACGGCTCGCAGATCTTCTACACCGACGAGCAGGGCAGCTACCTGATCCAGGGCAACCTGATCGATGCGAAGACGCGGCGCAACCTCACGGAGGAGCGCGTCGAGAAGCTCAGCGAGGTCGCCTTCGACAAGCTGCCGCTGCAGGACTCGATCAAGATCGTGCGCGGCAACGGCAAGCGCAAGCTGGCGGTGTTCGAGGATCCGAACTGCGGCTACTGCAAGCGCTTCGAGAAGGACATGAAGACGGTTAACAACGTCACCGTCTACCTGTTCCTCTATCCGGTGCTCGGCCCCGATTCGAGCGTCAAGTCGCGCGACATCTGGTGCAGCAAGGACAAGGGCAAGGCCTGGGGCGACTGGATGGAAACTGGCGCCAAGCCCACCACCGCAGCGAGCAGCTGTGATGTGACCGCGCTGCAGCGCAACGTCGAGTTTGGCCGCAAGTACAACATCACCGGCACGCCCACGCTGATCTTCAGCAACGGCACGCGCACGCCGGGCGCCATTCCCGCAGAGCAGGTCGAGAAGCAACTCGCCGCTTCCGCCAGCTGA
- the rbsK gene encoding ribokinase produces the protein MSPKPSSRSPEPSLPPPRIVVLGSLNMDLVLRVPHAPAAGETLLGHSIANIPGGKGANQAVSCAREGGQVRMIGCVGDDAHGRALRESLERDGIDTAALRTVDAEPTGTALILVEDSGQNRIVMIPGANAKVEIDEAALRQQLQGAAFLVMQFETPMDQVARATSVAHEAGCKVLLNPSPVQAIAEPLWPRIDTLVVNEIEAETLCGQSADSPQEAALAGKALRAKGIARVVVTLGSRGAVAVDADGARHHPAPKVQAVDTTAAGDTFLGALAVALGEGQSFDEAVRLGIRAAALCIQQPGAQPSIPQRAAVLQSPLPPDWITL, from the coding sequence GTGAGTCCGAAGCCTTCTTCCCGCAGCCCCGAACCGTCGCTGCCGCCACCGCGCATCGTGGTGCTCGGCAGCCTCAACATGGACCTGGTGCTGCGCGTCCCCCATGCACCGGCCGCGGGCGAAACCCTGCTCGGCCATTCGATCGCCAACATCCCCGGCGGCAAGGGCGCCAATCAAGCGGTGAGCTGTGCGCGCGAAGGCGGACAGGTGCGCATGATCGGCTGCGTGGGCGACGACGCCCACGGCCGTGCGCTGCGCGAATCGCTGGAGCGCGACGGCATCGACACCGCCGCGCTGCGCACGGTCGATGCCGAGCCCACGGGCACGGCGCTGATCCTGGTGGAAGACAGCGGACAGAACCGCATCGTGATGATTCCCGGCGCCAACGCGAAGGTCGAAATCGACGAGGCCGCGTTGCGCCAGCAACTGCAGGGCGCCGCCTTCCTGGTGATGCAGTTCGAGACGCCGATGGACCAGGTGGCACGCGCCACCTCGGTCGCGCATGAAGCGGGCTGCAAGGTGCTGCTCAATCCGTCGCCGGTACAGGCGATTGCCGAGCCGCTCTGGCCGCGCATCGACACGCTGGTGGTCAACGAGATCGAGGCCGAGACGCTGTGCGGCCAGTCCGCCGACAGCCCTCAGGAAGCCGCGCTGGCCGGCAAGGCGCTGCGCGCCAAGGGCATCGCGCGCGTGGTCGTCACGCTCGGTTCGCGCGGCGCGGTGGCCGTCGACGCCGACGGTGCGCGCCACCATCCCGCGCCGAAGGTGCAAGCCGTCGACACCACCGCCGCGGGCGACACCTTTCTCGGTGCGCTGGCCGTGGCGCTGGGCGAAGGCCAATCGTTCGACGAAGCCGTGCGCCTGGGCATCCGCGCCGCGGCGCTCTGCATCCAGCAGCCCGGCGCCCAACCCTCCATTCCGCAGCGCGCTGCCGTGCTGCAGAGTCCCTTGCCTCCCGACTGGATCACGCTGTGA
- a CDS encoding FAD-dependent monooxygenase gives MALPPEVCIRGAGIVGRTLALLLARERVRVALVVPPTAQGKQDIRAYALNTASRTLLESLRAWPDAAHATPVREMLVHGDEGGRVQFSAARQKVDALAWIVDVPALEQQLADAVRFQPQIEVVAEPVPAPLTVVCEGKASATREALGVSYEVTRYPQHAVAARLEAEQSHDGIARQWFNDKGEVLALLPLGGTHGKTVALVWSVDQLRAPALLAQGDDEFNAAVTEASHGALGALKLASERAAWPLARAIADRWTGAMPGQPNRSWALAGDAAHTVHPLAGQGLNLGLADAAALAEVIKTRDYWRSVGDARLLRRYERARRADVLQMSLATDGLQQLFSHNLGPLPALRNWGMRGFDRTRLVKHWITAQAMGLKA, from the coding sequence ATGGCCCTCCCCCCAGAAGTTTGCATTCGCGGCGCCGGCATCGTCGGCCGTACGCTGGCCCTGCTGCTCGCTCGCGAGCGCGTGCGCGTGGCGCTCGTGGTGCCACCCACTGCGCAGGGCAAACAGGACATTCGCGCCTACGCGCTCAACACCGCCTCCCGCACTCTTCTCGAATCGCTGCGCGCCTGGCCCGATGCGGCCCATGCCACACCGGTGCGCGAGATGCTGGTGCATGGCGACGAAGGCGGCCGCGTGCAGTTCAGCGCGGCACGGCAGAAGGTCGACGCGCTGGCGTGGATCGTCGATGTACCGGCGCTCGAGCAGCAGTTGGCCGATGCGGTCCGCTTCCAGCCGCAGATCGAAGTCGTGGCCGAGCCCGTGCCCGCGCCGCTCACCGTGGTGTGCGAAGGCAAGGCCAGCGCCACGCGCGAAGCGCTCGGCGTGAGCTACGAAGTCACGCGCTATCCGCAGCACGCGGTCGCTGCGCGCCTCGAAGCCGAACAGTCGCACGACGGCATTGCGCGCCAGTGGTTCAACGACAAGGGCGAAGTGCTCGCGCTGCTGCCGCTGGGCGGCACGCACGGCAAGACGGTCGCGCTGGTGTGGTCTGTCGACCAACTGCGCGCGCCGGCACTGCTCGCACAGGGCGACGACGAATTCAACGCCGCGGTGACCGAAGCCAGCCACGGCGCGCTCGGTGCACTCAAGCTCGCGAGCGAACGCGCAGCCTGGCCGCTCGCGCGCGCCATCGCCGACCGCTGGACCGGCGCGATGCCCGGGCAGCCGAACCGGTCGTGGGCACTCGCGGGCGATGCCGCCCACACGGTGCATCCGCTCGCGGGCCAGGGCCTGAACCTCGGCCTGGCCGATGCGGCCGCGCTCGCCGAGGTGATCAAGACACGCGACTACTGGCGCAGCGTGGGCGACGCGCGCCTCCTGCGCCGCTACGAACGCGCCCGCCGCGCCGATGTGCTGCAGATGAGCCTGGCGACCGACGGCCTGCAACAACTTTTCTCGCACAACCTGGGCCCGCTGCCTGCGTTGCGCAACTGGGGCATGCGCGGTTTCGACCGCACGCGCCTCGTCAAGCACTGGATCACTGCGCAGGCCATGGGCCTGAAGGCATGA
- a CDS encoding M61 family metallopeptidase, translating into MATKAVTRRAASAPAAGVRYRIECADLHAHLFAVTLTIDAPAALQRVTLPVWIPGSYLVREFAKNLQGLRATQGRRKPTLTQVDKCSWLVDCAPGQPLVLHYLVCAYDNSVRTAWLDAERGFFNGTSLCLRVEGQIDAPHAVEIVAPASTADGAAWSCATALVPTKVDKQGFGSYQASGYDELADSPVEMGAFWSAEFDACGVPHRFVIAGAAASFDGDRLIADTKAICEAEMRFWHGDKAGKRGGPKLPIDRYVFMLNAVDDGYGGLEHRHSTALICNRRDLPQRGEKKKQPEGYTTLMGLISHEYFHTWNVKRMRPAEFAHYDYSRENYTQLLWFFEGFTSYYDDLLLRRAGRIDDAAYLRLLNKTINQVQQTPGRLVQPVADASFDAWVKYYRQDEQTPNSTVSYYTKGALVALCFDLTLRHEGKGSLDDVMRHLWTHSGGGPISEADIAAALEAVSGRSYAQELARWVHSTEELPLSQLLRAHGVATLEDPSQQAQVLGVRVAETNGSVQVKVVLRGGAAEKAGFSANDEWIGIELPAVGKKKSVQAWRIAKLDDLALYLGDTTKFTAIVARDRKLLRLPLTLPQGVTTWRLFTHDAAKVTGWLADS; encoded by the coding sequence ATGGCGACGAAAGCCGTTACGCGGCGCGCCGCGTCCGCGCCCGCTGCGGGCGTGCGCTACCGCATCGAATGCGCGGACCTGCATGCGCATCTCTTCGCCGTCACGCTGACCATCGACGCGCCCGCCGCGCTGCAGCGGGTGACGCTGCCGGTGTGGATCCCGGGCAGTTATCTCGTGCGCGAGTTCGCCAAGAACCTGCAGGGCCTGCGCGCCACGCAGGGGCGCCGCAAGCCCACGCTGACACAGGTCGACAAATGCAGCTGGCTGGTCGATTGCGCGCCGGGCCAGCCGCTGGTGCTGCACTACCTGGTCTGCGCGTACGACAACTCGGTGCGCACCGCCTGGCTCGATGCCGAGCGCGGCTTCTTCAACGGCACCAGCCTCTGCCTGCGCGTCGAAGGGCAGATCGATGCGCCGCATGCAGTTGAAATCGTCGCTCCCGCATCGACGGCCGACGGCGCCGCGTGGTCATGCGCCACCGCGCTCGTGCCCACGAAGGTCGACAAGCAAGGATTCGGCAGCTACCAGGCGAGCGGCTACGACGAGCTGGCCGACAGCCCGGTGGAAATGGGCGCCTTCTGGAGCGCCGAGTTCGATGCCTGCGGCGTGCCGCACCGCTTCGTGATCGCGGGCGCGGCCGCCTCGTTCGACGGCGATCGCCTGATCGCCGACACCAAGGCCATCTGCGAAGCCGAGATGCGCTTCTGGCACGGCGACAAGGCCGGCAAGCGCGGCGGACCGAAGCTGCCGATCGACCGCTACGTCTTCATGCTGAACGCGGTCGACGACGGCTACGGCGGGCTCGAGCACCGGCATTCCACGGCGCTCATCTGCAACCGCCGCGACCTGCCGCAGCGCGGCGAAAAGAAGAAGCAGCCCGAGGGCTACACCACGCTGATGGGCCTCATCAGCCACGAGTACTTCCACACCTGGAACGTCAAGCGGATGCGGCCGGCGGAGTTCGCCCACTACGACTACAGCCGCGAGAACTACACGCAGCTGCTGTGGTTCTTCGAGGGCTTCACGAGCTACTACGACGACCTGCTGCTGCGCCGCGCAGGACGCATCGATGACGCGGCCTACCTGCGCCTCCTCAACAAGACCATCAACCAGGTGCAGCAGACGCCGGGCCGGCTCGTGCAGCCTGTCGCCGACGCGAGCTTCGATGCCTGGGTCAAGTACTACCGCCAGGACGAGCAGACACCCAACAGCACGGTGAGCTACTACACCAAGGGCGCGCTGGTGGCGCTGTGCTTCGACCTCACGCTGCGCCACGAGGGCAAGGGCTCGCTCGACGACGTGATGCGCCACCTGTGGACGCACAGCGGCGGCGGGCCGATCAGCGAAGCGGACATAGCGGCCGCGCTCGAGGCCGTGAGCGGCCGCTCGTATGCGCAGGAACTCGCGCGCTGGGTTCATTCGACCGAGGAGCTGCCGCTCTCGCAATTGCTGCGCGCGCATGGCGTTGCCACGCTCGAAGATCCGTCGCAGCAGGCGCAGGTTCTGGGCGTGCGCGTGGCCGAAACCAATGGCAGCGTGCAGGTGAAGGTGGTGCTGCGCGGTGGTGCGGCCGAAAAGGCCGGGTTCTCCGCGAACGACGAGTGGATCGGCATCGAGCTGCCCGCCGTTGGCAAGAAGAAGTCTGTACAGGCCTGGCGCATCGCCAAGCTCGACGACCTCGCGCTGTACCTGGGCGACACGACGAAGTTCACAGCCATCGTCGCACGCGACCGCAAGCTGCTCCGTCTGCCGCTCACGCTGCCGCAAGGCGTGACCACCTGGCGCCTCTTCACGCACGACGCTGCCAAGGTCACCGGCTGGCTGGCGGACAGCTAG
- a CDS encoding ABC transporter permease, with protein MNAAASTSNPRTSALKGQLGTYLGLTVVLVGMVALFGSMSEYFLTRETFISIANEIPALAVMAVGMTFVLIIAGIDLSVGSVLALSAAVTAAAILEWKLSVPLAAVLGLATGLICGTVTGAVSVAWRLPSFIVSLGMLEAVRGGAYLVTDSRTQYVGDAISGLAAPWIGGISAAFVLAVVLVIVGQMVLTRTVFGRHVVGIGTNEEAMRLAGVDPRPIRIIVFAVTGLLAGLAGLMQSARLEAADPNAGVGIELQVIAAVVIGGTSLMGGRGSVVNTFFGVLIIAVLEAGLAQVGASEPSKRIITGAVIVVAVIIDTLRQRRADRRLA; from the coding sequence ATGAACGCAGCCGCCTCGACTTCCAACCCGCGCACCTCCGCACTGAAAGGCCAGCTGGGCACCTACCTCGGCCTCACCGTCGTGCTGGTGGGCATGGTCGCGCTCTTCGGCTCGATGAGCGAATACTTCCTCACCCGCGAGACCTTCATCTCGATCGCCAACGAAATCCCCGCGCTCGCCGTGATGGCGGTGGGCATGACCTTCGTGCTGATCATCGCGGGCATCGACCTGTCGGTCGGCTCGGTGCTCGCGCTCAGCGCGGCCGTGACGGCTGCGGCCATCCTCGAATGGAAGCTCTCGGTGCCGCTCGCCGCGGTGCTCGGCTTGGCCACGGGCCTCATCTGCGGCACGGTCACGGGCGCGGTGTCGGTCGCCTGGCGGCTGCCGAGCTTCATCGTCTCGCTGGGCATGCTCGAAGCGGTGCGCGGCGGCGCCTACCTCGTCACCGATTCGCGCACGCAGTACGTTGGCGACGCGATCTCGGGGCTGGCCGCACCGTGGATCGGCGGCATCTCCGCTGCCTTCGTGCTCGCGGTGGTGCTGGTGATCGTCGGGCAGATGGTGCTCACGCGCACGGTGTTCGGCCGGCATGTGGTGGGCATCGGCACGAACGAAGAGGCGATGCGCCTCGCGGGCGTCGATCCGCGGCCGATCCGCATCATCGTGTTCGCCGTGACTGGTCTTCTTGCGGGGCTCGCGGGCCTGATGCAGTCGGCGCGCCTCGAAGCGGCCGACCCGAATGCGGGTGTCGGCATCGAGCTGCAGGTGATCGCGGCCGTGGTCATCGGCGGCACCAGCCTCATGGGCGGGCGCGGCTCGGTGGTCAACACCTTCTTCGGCGTGCTGATCATCGCGGTGCTCGAGGCCGGGCTTGCGCAGGTGGGCGCGAGCGAGCCGAGCAAACGGATCATCACGGGCGCCGTGATCGTGGTTGCGGTGATCATCGACACCTTGCGTCAGCGCCGTGCGGACCGCCGCCTGGCCTGA
- a CDS encoding LacI family DNA-binding transcriptional regulator, with amino-acid sequence MATIKDVALRAGVSVTTVSHVVNDTRHVSAKGRERVELAIRELGYVPNAMARSLKSNTTSTLGMLIPNSSNPYFAEIVRIVEDRCFGAGYTLVLCNTDDEPRRQSVYLQVLAERRIDGLIVVSTGDDDSLVTQLQGLRIPTVLVDREIADPSCDLVETAHMQGGLLAVRHLLSLGHKRIACIGGPVGLTPSEQRIEGWRMALAEAGTTPNADALLWRGAFTSQSGYEAMHAILRTEHPPSAVFVCNDLMAIGALRAAHESGVHVPDELSIVGFDDIELSAYTSPPLTTVAQPKERIGALAVDMLLERVGGKRRDARKVVLQPELRVRASTARHASFREATAPAPSSSAPASGAAPSTENRKSRTP; translated from the coding sequence ATGGCCACCATCAAGGACGTCGCGCTGCGCGCGGGAGTCTCCGTCACCACCGTCTCGCACGTGGTCAATGACACGCGCCATGTGAGCGCCAAGGGCCGTGAGCGCGTGGAGCTGGCGATTCGCGAACTCGGCTACGTGCCCAACGCGATGGCGCGCAGCCTCAAGAGCAACACCACCTCGACGCTCGGGATGCTGATCCCGAACAGCTCCAACCCCTACTTCGCCGAGATCGTGCGCATCGTGGAAGACCGCTGCTTCGGCGCCGGCTACACGCTCGTGTTATGCAACACCGACGACGAGCCCCGCCGCCAGAGCGTGTACCTGCAGGTGCTGGCCGAACGCCGCATCGACGGGCTGATCGTGGTGTCGACGGGCGATGACGATTCGCTCGTGACCCAGCTGCAGGGCCTGCGCATTCCCACGGTGCTGGTCGACCGCGAGATCGCCGACCCGAGCTGCGATCTGGTGGAAACCGCGCACATGCAGGGCGGCCTGCTCGCGGTGCGGCACCTGCTGTCGCTCGGCCACAAGCGCATCGCCTGCATCGGCGGGCCGGTGGGCCTCACGCCCAGCGAGCAGCGCATCGAAGGCTGGCGCATGGCGCTGGCCGAGGCTGGAACTACGCCGAATGCCGATGCGCTGCTGTGGCGCGGCGCGTTCACCAGCCAGAGCGGCTACGAGGCGATGCACGCCATCCTGCGCACCGAGCATCCGCCGTCGGCGGTGTTCGTGTGCAACGACCTGATGGCCATCGGCGCGCTGCGCGCCGCGCATGAAAGCGGCGTGCACGTGCCCGACGAGCTCTCGATCGTCGGCTTCGACGATATCGAACTCTCTGCCTACACCAGCCCGCCGCTCACCACCGTGGCGCAGCCCAAGGAGCGCATCGGCGCGCTGGCGGTCGACATGCTGCTGGAACGCGTCGGCGGCAAGCGGCGCGATGCGCGCAAGGTGGTGCTGCAGCCCGAGCTGCGGGTGCGCGCCTCGACCGCGCGCCATGCGAGCTTCCGCGAGGCCACCGCGCCCGCGCCTTCTTCTTCGGCGCCCGCCTCCGGCGCGGCGCCTTCAACGGAAAACCGAAAGTCCCGCACCCCGTGA
- the rbsD gene encoding D-ribose pyranase, giving the protein MKRSPLLHAELSQVIAALGHGDMVVIGDAGLPIPDGPKRIDLALTPGIPRVADVLKAVLSEMQVERALLAREAVEQLPAGTLPAWCEGQLAVVPETISHEELKRLSARARAVIRTGECTPYANIVLCAGVTF; this is encoded by the coding sequence GTGAAACGCTCTCCCCTGCTGCATGCCGAACTCTCGCAAGTGATTGCCGCGCTGGGGCATGGCGACATGGTGGTCATCGGCGATGCGGGCCTGCCGATTCCCGATGGCCCGAAGCGCATCGACCTCGCGCTCACGCCTGGCATTCCGCGCGTTGCGGACGTGCTCAAGGCCGTGCTGTCGGAGATGCAGGTGGAGCGCGCGCTGCTGGCACGCGAAGCGGTGGAGCAACTGCCCGCCGGCACGCTGCCCGCATGGTGCGAAGGCCAGCTGGCCGTGGTGCCGGAGACGATCTCGCACGAGGAGCTCAAGCGCCTGAGCGCACGGGCCAGAGCCGTGATCCGCACCGGCGAATGCACGCCCTACGCCAACATCGTGCTGTGTGCGGGCGTGACCTTCTGA
- a CDS encoding DUF72 domain-containing protein — protein sequence MATLVGHASWAEKTLVDCGRFYPADVKTPEARLRYYASVFPLVEVDSSYYAIPTPTMAHNWAARTPAGFRFNLKAFRFFTGHQTDVQVLPKAVKEMLPGRKRLLFRDSPSEVREALWEAFDQALEPLRANGKLGLIHFQFPPSVVPSPRVTAHIEQCVQRLPRDTISIEFRHRSWWEDTKRTVETLAWLRAMNVVHTVVDGPQGADNSVPAVWEVTNRDYALLRLHGRNAETYNKAVESPAERFSYEYGDGELKSLVAEFVRLSYKVRHAHMIFNNCDEDRGIRNGVAAMKMLLTYGDKPKYGEWAPNGMLPSLAVEEVNSAAARLPPPAAGQPAFREVEVDLERFGRVLIAFKLNEARHHKSSHMFWSACFARPI from the coding sequence ATGGCCACACTTGTCGGACATGCATCCTGGGCTGAAAAGACCCTGGTCGACTGCGGCCGGTTCTACCCGGCCGACGTGAAGACCCCCGAAGCCAGGCTGCGCTACTACGCCTCGGTGTTCCCGCTGGTCGAGGTCGACAGCAGCTACTACGCCATCCCCACGCCGACCATGGCTCACAACTGGGCGGCACGCACTCCAGCGGGGTTCCGGTTCAACCTGAAGGCCTTCAGGTTCTTCACAGGGCATCAGACGGATGTGCAGGTGCTCCCCAAGGCGGTCAAGGAGATGCTGCCCGGCCGCAAACGCCTACTGTTCCGCGACAGCCCGTCTGAGGTACGTGAGGCGCTCTGGGAGGCGTTCGACCAGGCGCTGGAGCCGCTGCGCGCGAATGGCAAGTTGGGACTCATCCACTTTCAGTTCCCGCCCTCGGTTGTGCCATCGCCCAGGGTCACAGCCCACATAGAGCAATGCGTGCAGCGCCTGCCCCGGGACACGATCAGCATTGAATTCCGTCATCGCTCGTGGTGGGAAGACACCAAGCGCACGGTCGAGACCTTGGCCTGGCTGCGCGCCATGAACGTCGTTCACACGGTGGTCGACGGTCCACAAGGGGCCGACAACTCGGTGCCGGCGGTGTGGGAGGTGACCAATCGCGACTACGCCCTGCTGAGGCTGCATGGCCGGAATGCGGAGACCTATAACAAGGCGGTGGAATCCCCTGCGGAGCGCTTCTCCTACGAGTACGGCGATGGTGAGCTGAAGAGCCTGGTCGCCGAGTTCGTCCGGCTGAGTTACAAGGTGCGCCACGCCCACATGATCTTCAACAATTGCGACGAGGACCGTGGCATCCGAAACGGCGTTGCGGCGATGAAGATGCTGCTGACCTATGGGGATAAGCCCAAATACGGGGAGTGGGCGCCCAATGGAATGTTGCCGTCACTCGCCGTCGAGGAGGTCAACAGCGCTGCGGCGCGCCTGCCGCCTCCCGCCGCCGGCCAACCCGCCTTCCGGGAGGTGGAGGTCGACCTGGAGCGGTTCGGCCGCGTGCTGATCGCCTTCAAGCTGAACGAGGCCCGGCATCACAAGAGCAGCCACATGTTCTGGTCCGCCTGCTTCGCGCGCCCGATCTAA